The sequence below is a genomic window from Lolium perenne isolate Kyuss_39 chromosome 7, Kyuss_2.0, whole genome shotgun sequence.
aaacagaacaattcgtaaagacgaatttttctggggcactaaacttgctcagatgaaaaatctcaaattgaatgaaagttgcatacatatctgaggatcactcacgtaaattggcagatttttctgagttacctacagagaatactactcaaattcgtgacaacaagaaatctgtttctgcgcagtaatcaaaatctagtatgtaccttattatcaaagactttacttggcacaacaatgcaataaaataaagataaggagaggttgctacagtagtaacaacttctaagactcaaatataaaacaaaagtgcagaagtaaaatcatgggttgtctcccataagcgcttttctttaacgcctttcagctaggcgcagaaagtgtgtatcaagtattatcaagagacaaagcattaacattcttaccaggggcgttgcgcttacccttcttactcttattcctactctttggtttagggaatacatgtccgcattcgggtgtagaggtaaaatttagagtacctttccccacatctatgattgctcccatgagtttcagcagggaccttccaagtgtgatttgtcctgtccctacacattcaacaacaagataatcagtggatacaattcttccaagaaaggttgtgaaaacaccttcagctataccctcaggaattataacagagttatcaataagagttattacttctcctccttcagtaagttcccaaagtgtcaaagattcataaatacttttgggCATAAggaaaaactcagacataatatcacaacgagcatgaaaagtttcaccacaaatagcaactttaacggtaggcacccacattgaaggttcaaagcttaatggaacataatcataatattcacgaatctggttgtacccctcttttaaacaggatatatttgttttgAGAGTGTTTAATatattatgaatgctagcaagagatgaatcaaaattattattGGAGCTAGATAATGTAATCAATTTTCttttggcattaaaagcttgatccacatcacaatgaaggaaatctcccccCACTATAGCATCTAAGGCGTATCTATagtgaagaataagcccaaaataaaagttactaagaagcaaacttagcgtcattttaggttcagttttactataaaaaTCTAAAatgctagaccaagcttctttaaagttctcctcacccccttgtttaaaagtaaagatcgattcctcaggtgatagagtaacagctacgggactagtcatgataacaagataaagtgaatgcaagtaaataatttttgtgtgtttttcatatggagaacgcaagcaagatagtaattaaagtaaatgcaagtaactaattttttgtattttgatataagaaagcaaacaaagcagtaaacaaaataaagtaaagcaagacaaaaacaaagtaaagagattggaagtgggagactccccatgcagcgtgtcttgatctccccggcaacggcgccagaaatttagcttgttgacgcgtaaagcacacgcccgctggaaccccaagtggaaggtgtcatgcgtacatcagcaagtttccctcagtaagaaaccaaggttatcgaaccactaggagccaagaagcacgttgaaggttattggtggcggagtgtagtgcggcgcaacaccagggattccggcgccaacgtggaacctgcacaacacaatcaaagtactttgccccaacttaacagtgaggttgtcaatctcaccggcttgctgtaacaaaggattagatgtatagtgtggaagatgatgtttgctaagaacagtagaacgagtattgcagtagattgtattcgatgtaaaagaatggaccggggtccacatttcactagtggtgtctctccaataagaataagcatgttgggtgaacaaattacagttgggcaattgacaaataaagagggcatgacaatgcacatacatatcatgatgagtagtgtgaaattcaattgggcattacggcaaagtacatagaccgctatccagcatgcatctatgcctaaaaagtccaccttcaggttagcatccgcaccccttccagtattaagttgcaaacaacagacaattgcattaagtatggtgcgtaatgtaatcaacacaaatatccttagacaaagcattgatgttttatccctagtggcaacatcacatccacaaccttagaactttctgtcactgtcccagattaaatggaggcatgaacccactatcgagcataaaatactccctcttggagttacaagtatcaacttggccagagactctactagcaacagagagcatgcaagatcttaaacaacacatatatgatagattgataatcaacatagcatagtattccatattcatcggatcccaacaaacacaacatgtagcattacaaatagatgatcttgatcatgataggcagctcacaagatcgaacaatgatagcacatgaggagaagacaaccatctagctactgctatggacccatagtccaggggtgaactactcacacatcaatccggaggcgatcatggcgatgaagagtcctccgggagatgattcccctctccggcagggtgccggaggcgatctcctgaatcccccgagatgggattggcggcggcggcgtctctggaaggttttccgtatcgtggctctcggtactggggtattcgcgacgaaggctttaagtaggcggaagggtaggtcagggggcgacacgagggccccacacaacagggcggcgcgggccctggcctggccgcgccgccttagtgtggcgccacctcgtggccccacttcgcatctcctccggtcttctggaagcttcgtggaaaaataaacccctgggcgttgatttcgcccaattccgagaatatttcctttgtaggatttctgaaaccaaaaacagcagaaaacatcaactggctcttcggcatcttgtcaataggttagtgccggaaaatgcataaatatgacataaagtgtgtataaaacatgtgtatatcatcataaaagtagcatggaacataagaaattatagatacgttggagacgtatcaaggcccaGGCGAGGTCCATTCTTATCGAGGCCGAGGCCAAGGCAAGGTCATGGATGCGGATGCCAAGTCCAGGGTCTTGGAGGCCGAAGCCAAGATCATGGCCGAGGAAAACCAGATCATGCTCACGGACTTGGCCACCATCTCCGATCCAGTGCAAAGGGCTTGGATTGAGAAGAAGCAAAAGATGATCCTTGCTCGCGACGATTGAAGGGCATTGACATAGACGATAGCCATTTGGGTGAAAGTAGCCACTTTTTGGATAAATTGTAAGATATTGTCTCAGTTTGCACATTTGGGAGAAACTTGCCACTAGTTGGCGCTGTCAGCAATGGCATATGTTTGCCATATATTGTGCTTGCCAATTACTATGTCTTTGTGTTTTAATTTGAAATGGAGTGGCCAACTGGCCAGATCTTCAAAATTACCAGCGAACCAAATGAGTGGTGGGTTGCCGATTTGGATcggccccgctggagatgcccattagagcacctccagccgttggcgctccccacggccaaatccggcgctaaataacaccagattggacgaaagtttggcgtggggagcgctgaACTTTCAGCCGCACCCCAACTAGACGCCCAAATATCGGCATTTTTGGCTTTATTTTCACAAATAAACTTACAGTTCGACGATTTTGACAAATTTTGGCCAATATTTGgcttatttttacaaataaacgTTATAGTTTAACAAAGCAAGCAAATAATTAAACAAGTTTTAAAATaaatcaaatggaaactagttgaTGTAGACTcgaagcctccatatgtgctccaccagatcatcctgcAGCCGTTGATGCATTGTGGAGTCTCGAATCTTCTGACGCATAGCGATGAACGAAGCCCACGATgccggcacctggtgattaggctatgcaagaggaccctctctgccATATGGTGCAGCTTGCTCGCTCAGAGGAACTGGATACTTCCGCTCATTCCCAATAATAATGTTGTGTAAGCACACGCAAAtaattcatcacctcccacatctgatctttggaccaagtcatagaagGGAACCAGACTacatcaaatctctgctggaggagaaCAAATGCACGCTCGATGTCCTTTCGGCAACCTTCTTGTTCCTTGACAAACTCCGCCTCCTTCGGAAGGACGGGgcttgagatagtcttcacaaatgttgctcactttggatagataccgtctgcaagatagtatcccttgttgtagtgccgaccattgatcacaaagtcaaccgggggagcatgaccctcaataagcttggagaagatcggtgagcactgcaagacgttgatgtcgttgttacatcccggcataccaaagaaggagtgccaaatccagagatcatgggtagccagtgCCTCAAGTATTACAGTGCAACctattttgtgacccttgtacattccctggcaggcaaacaaataatttttctatttccaatgcatgcagtcaatgcttccaagcatccccggAAATCCTGGAGCTTTATTAAAAGCGAGAATCCGGGCAATCTCTTCGACAGTGAGTGATCTCAAGTAGATATCTCCGAACACTGCTATcaccgccctgcagaaccggtataaACAATCAAGGATGATGGACTCCACTATCCGAAGGTAGTCATCGGCAGCATCACCAGGAGCTCCATATGCCAGCATCCGCATAGCCACCATGCATTTTGGAGGGCGGAGGACTCTGCCATGTCGATGTAATCCaatttgcatctgaagtaggagtCGTAGTCTCGAAGGGCATACACAATTTTCAGGAAGAGCTtccggctcatcctgaaacgacgtctAAAAACAGCCTCATCGTTCAATGGATTattggcgaagtagtcggcgtagagcatgcaacagccctccattcgctgcctcggcttgcacttccgcgtGACCTGGTGctgacccaccacgtcgaccaatGGCCTTCTCCGTGTACAGGCCGGACAAGCAAGCTAGGATCaacatgtgctcctcgtcttgggcgacGGCTGCCACCTCTTCTTCAAAAAGCtcggcgaacatctgctcctcctcctcttccgatTCCATGTCCGCCCAAGCAAATGGACGAAACCTGCCGGGCGTGGTCGACGCGAGGAGTTGCCCGACGACGGAATATAGGCAGACGGGAGGGGGAACCACGGGATATAGGCTGGTGAGAGGTGGGACGGCGGAGTGCAGGCAACCGGCCGGCGGATTGGtgaggggtggtgccggcggtgaGAGAGCTGCGAGAGGGGAGGGGATTTGCGACGAGAAAGTGGTGGGGTTCGCGTATTCTCTCGCCGACAAAGCGGGCCCGTCTCCGCTTTTttctcgtccggactccccgagcgcacCCCGGGAGGCAGAGATGGCCTGGGCTCGATGGATTTAGACCATTTTCTAGAAGAAAACGAGAAACCGGGAACTGGCTGGACCGAATAATACCGTCCAGATAAAAAACGGGATGGTGGATGCCTCGTCGGGGAGAGGTCTGGAGGTGCTCTCAAAATCAAGAGCCTGtaagggcatgcccaatgcactgcCCTAGAGGTGCTGCTTCACACATTTAGTTAGGTTTGGATGGTCCAAAAtaggttcggatgaggaggcaGCCTCCTCTTTAAGAAGTGGGATCTTCAGTCCTAAAAGCATGTtttttggagagagaaagagatacatagtgtcatatttatggggttccttctctcttttttctgacTAAAGTTGTAGCTTCCATTGGAGAGATAAAATTCACCATATTGCTTCTTACAATTTTTTACATGGAGCAGCTAATTGTGTATAGCACTGCCATAAGAGGAATGAGAAAAAGTCAAAGAGGAGGGTGCAGCCAAAGTGGATTGTGGGCCTGGTGCGTGCTGGCTCTAGCCTCTGGGCCCACAGCCTgactgtcttcctcctcctctccttccattctgtcctcttttttttttctctataGGAAATTGTGAAGCCCACCACGCGAGTACGAGTACTAGTACACCGCTGCGACTGCGAGCCAGCCAAGGAAAAGAATGTTCTTGGATCCCCCTGCCATGCCACAACATTCCTAGTCCTCCACCCTGGGTCTGCCCCCATAAACAAACCCAGAAACCTCCTCCCAGTCCCCCCCCTACTCCCCCAGTCCCCCTCACTCACCGGCGGCAGCGCTGGTTATCGACTTCTCCTTGGCGGAGTCGGGATCTTGCGCGGGAGAATCCAAGGCAGTGTTCTTGCGTTGAGGAGTAATTCGGTGGGTGGGTTTAGGTATCAGGATTCTTCAAAAGGTCCGTTCTTTACGTTTCCAGAGGGGTTGCTTTAATTTGTTTCGAGGAATTCTGGAGAGGGCTGTGGATCAGCGGAATCCCTCTCTGTACCCGCGGTAGATGCTCAACCTCGTGTCGGCGCTCCGCGCAATCCGGATGCTCTTCGATTCCCAAATCGTAGCCCCTGCCTGGAGGATCGTTTTCGTTACTTTCTCGAGGATTTGGGTCTAGGGTTGCCCGAGATCGAAGCTGGAATCTTTCTGCCTTTGATCCCAAGGAACCGGCTGGCTCGTTGATGCCGTGTGGTCATCGGGAGTTCTGACATGGCCTGTCTGAAGCTGGGATCGAGGGCCGATGTGTTCAGGAAGCAGGGCCAAGACTGGTACGAAcagctcctctctctctctctctctctctctgtttccCCAAACATGTTGCTCTGCCATGTCTAATCTGCACAGTTGCACAGTTTGTTATGCTAGCACCGATAATCTTAAGATCTAAGAGTTGCGTCACCATCCAATTTCTTCAGCGTTCTTGCTTTATTTGCTGCCATATAATTATCACAACAGGATAGGAAATGTGCCGTATGTCATTTCATTTAGTGGAAAATAATTGGATAGGTGCCATATGTAGAAGCTCCCATGGCCAAACCTCTTCCTCTTGGCTTCATCTGGGGCGCTGATTATAATATGCTAACCAACTCCTTGTGGATGGAGGGCTATAATCAAACCACGGATGCCAGGCCAGCTATGAAAACTACAACCATTTTGTTTTTAAGCTGACACGCCTTTCTGGAAGGACTCATGACCAGTTATCTATGTACAGCCTGTTAATACCATTCGGCTAAGATTGTCAAGTCGATGCGTTCTATGCTCATTGTACTGTGTTAGAGGACCTCATCATTTTGTGGAAAACGGAACCTACCCTTCATAGTACTCCATTTTTGGAAGCATTGGTTGATAAATAGAGTGTTCACAGTGCAGGATGGCTGTCCAGGATAAGTATTTACTCCCCCATTCTATGGGAAATATTGTCTTACCTGACTTTCGGGCCCGATCAATCGTACGTTGGTACTTGCTGGTTTTGCACATGCTCAGCACTAAATGGATCATATTTATTTCTCCAAATTATGTCCTCTCATCACAATCACTGCTAGCAGTACTCTGTCAGATACTGGTCCTGGAGTGTGTAAATACACTGCAGCAAAGGTTTTTTTTTGGTACAATTAGAAGGCTTATAGCTAATCTCTTATGCACTCTCTTTTATTTCATATATAAGTCCAACATTTTTTTGTTCTGTGTGCATGCTAAAGAAGTTTAGTCTAGGAAGCCAATCAAGTTAATGTGTCCTGGAGCTGACTGTGATAACACATCAGCCTTTTCTCACAAACTGTTTCCATCTTAACAAAGCCAGTTAGGGCTAATGTGGCATGTTGATATTCAGCTAGGTTATGTAGTGCATTAAGATTAGCTGCACAGAGGCACAGTTTTGGCTCACAGGAGCAGATACTCCCATTACAGAAAACACATTTTAAAATGGTTAAAACATCTACTTGCTGTCTCCTTTAGGTCTCAAGCATGGATATTGACAAGAGTAGTTCAGTTGGAACTGAGGTGACCGGCCTCGGTCGAATAAAAAATTACTAATGGAATTATGTTTGTTATGTAGGTATTGCACAACTGGTCTTCCTAGTGATATTACTGTGGTAGTTGGGGAACCATCTTTTCATCTCCACAAGGTAAACAAATCAGTAACAAAGCTTCCTGTGTTTCACATATTATTTTGTTAGCATTATGCAACTTTTATCCCTGATTCTGGGGAACCTCTAGTACTGATATGTACATACTTAGAGATAAAAAATAGACGTACATATCTGCGAAGGACAAAGGAAGAAATCACTCCGTAACAATTCATTTCTGTTTTGCAGTTTCCTCTATTATCAAAGAGTGGCCTTTTGGAACGTCTCATTAGAGAAAAAATTGAGAAGGGAGAAGATAGCTGTGTCATTGACCTATCTGATATTCCTGGTGGAGCAAAGGCTTTTGAACTAGCTGCTAGGTTCTGCTATGGTGTGAAGTTTGAATTGACTTCCTCCAATGTTGTGCACCTTCGCTGCGCTGCTGAGTATCTCGAGATGACTGAAGACATTGCCGAGGGAAACTTGATTGCACAGACTGAGAACTTCCTTACCCAAACAGTCCTCAAAAGCTGGAACGATTCAATCAAGGCACTTCATACTTGTGATGGCATCATTGATCTTGCTGAAAAATTGCAAGTAGTAAAGAGGTGCATTGACTCGGTTGCAACTAAATCATGTACTGATCCTGATGTATTTGGTTGGCCAGTCGTGCAGTATGGTGGTCCAACGCAGAGTCCTGGAGGGAGCTTCTTGTGGAATGGTATTAGCACTGGAGCAAGGCCAAGAAATTGCAGTTCAGATTGGTGGTATGATGATGTTTCGTGCTTAAGTCTTCCATTGTACAAGAAGGTAATCTCAGCCATGGAATACCGAGGCATCAATCAGGACATTATCGTTGGATCCCTTAACCATTATGCCAAGAGGCGTTTACCTGGTCTAAATCGGCGTAAAAGCATTAGCGATGTCAGCAGCTGCCTTTCAGCGACAACTTTAACAGCCATGCCTTCTGAAGAGGAGCAGAAGTATCTTCTTGAGGAGATTGATAGACTGCTGCCTTTTCAAAGGGGTGTTACATCTTGCAAGCTGTTGTTTGGCCTTTTGCGCACAGCAATCATTCTTAAAGCCAGCTCCTCCTGTGTATCTAACTTGGAGCGACGGATAGGTTTGCAGCTTGACAAGGCCACTCTGGAAGATCTTCTGATAACAAACATGTCTGAATCTGATGAAACGCTCTATGATGTGGATTGCATCCATAGGATTCTTGGACACTTCTTGGCAATGGATCAAGAAACTGGTGGAGCTTCCCCTGGCCTTGGTGACGATGGGCAACTATTAGCTTCTCCATCTCTAATGCCGGTAACTATGGTTGCTAAGTTGATTGACGGCTACCTAGCTGAAGTTGCGCCAGATTCCAACCTAAAGTTGCCAAAGTTCAAGTCTTTGGCTGCTGCCATACCAGATTATGCTCGGCCAATAGATGATGGACTTTATCGTGCTGTTGACATCTATCTGAAGGTAATACTTTTGTACTTCAGCTCCTTGTTTCCATGAACACAAGAATAAGGCACTTTTAGCTGAAGTTCATCCTATCTTTTTAACTTCTTGTCTAGTTATATTTGGAAGGATTGGTGAATAGATGTAATGTTCGTAGTTCCAAAACCCTTCCCCGGTTAAATGGTGAAATAACCAAATAGTTTTGGAAACATTATTTAGGTTGCACGAAGAGTTGCTTAGGCTTATTGTTCTTTCTGTTACCTTCCATGAATAAATTTTCCATGCAACTGCAAGCAGCAGGTTGCTAGTAATTTTGATGTGGCATCTTAAGTTCACTTTGCTAATGTTCATGTTTTGTTTTGTCTCCTGTACATAGGCGCATCCCCATCTCCCGGAGTCAGAGAAGGAAGAACTTTGCCATGTGATGGACTGCCAGAAACTCTCCCTGGAGGCTTGCACCCACGCAGCTCAGAATGAGCGTCTCCCTCTGCGTGTCATCGTGCAGGTACTCTTCTTCGAGCAGCTCCAGCTTCGGAGCTCCATCGCcgagtgcctcatgatctccgagAACCTCGAGGGTGGCTCGAGGCAGCTCGGCCTGCCAATCTCTGGTGACCAACATCGTGGCGTCGGCTGGCCCCTAGGTGCCAGGGAGAACCAGGCCCTGCGTGAGGGCATGGACGGCATGAAGCAGCGGGTGGCCGAGCTGGAGAAGGAGTGCTCCACCATGAGGGAGGAGATAGCGAGGCTGGGCCGCAGCAAAAGTGTCGGGAAGAGCAAGCTGTTCTTCCTCGGTCTTGGTGGCACGAAGCCGCAGATCTGCAGCACCAAGGATGCTGCTCCCGCAACGACAACAGCGGCGAGCGACGACGAAAAGCTGGCCGTGGTGAAGGCTGATGCCACACCACGGCTGAAGCTCAGCAGACCCAAGAAAAACTTGTCCATAGAGGCCTAGCTCCATCGTCTGTCGAACCCGATCACTTCAGAAATGAGTTGCTTTTGTGCCTGTGAACCTGTTACTTGTTAGATGCTTTTTACATACCACCTGTGAATGGATGGACTGAAAGACGCCTGATCATAAGTTTTTGACAGCCGACCAGTACAATATATATTGAGAGTGCATTAGCCATGACGACAACTGTTTTTCATGCCTCGTTATTGTTTCATCTCTTGTGTGTTGCATGATGTCTCGTTCTGCTCAGATCCATCAGCAGGGTAAGCGACTGATGAGTTCTTCGGGTTTGTTTACGAAATTTGCTAGTACCTGTTTATTTGCCATGAAGAGTTGACACTAGTTTTCGTGCAGATATTTTTTTAAATAAAGGCAAGAGTTTTTTCTTTATGcattaattaagaagagagtGTCCAGTTGATTAATAAAAAACCGGGAAAACCACATAATAACATAAACCCCATGGGGCCACGCCCACACTCGACACAGGGAGCATATCCAAGCACCACTCATGAAGACCCGACGGCCCTTCACCAATCACCACCGCTCGAGAGAAGACGTCACAATTGCAATGTGTGAAGCAGACGGGAGACGCTCGAACACAGATAAAGAAGATAAATGATTACTAGGAAGTGTGCAGTCAAACTTATTTACTAGGAGTATGAAAGATATgatttttattagtattagtcaaACAGAAACATAGTTATTGGAATAGAAAAAATATATTTGTAGACTACATCAATATCTAAACGCCATGTACTGGACGAGCAAAAAAGCTACCTAGTAGCAGTGTAGCACTGGACGAGCAGGCACAGCACAGTAAAAATTTACTACCAGCCAAATGGCCCATTCTGTGAGCCCAAGTTAAGTTCACGACAGCCCATTAGGCCCATCCCCGGCACAGCAACCCTAAAGCGAGCCACACAACCCTATAAATACCCCTCTCCTCGACAAGAAACCCTAGGTTaaagcgacgccgccgccgcaagcCGTCCGCCTTGCTCCTCTCTCGAGCCTGGTCCTCCTCTATCTCGCCTCTCCACTACAGATTAGCTTAGCTCTCCCGTCGATCTCGTCGTAGCAGCGATGGCGATCAAGAGGACCAAGGCCGAGAAGAAGATCGCGTACGACAAGAAGCTCTGCTCGCTGCTGGACGAGTACAGCAAGGTGCTCATCGCCGCCGCCGACAATGTCGGCTCCAAGCAGCTGCAGGAGATCCGCAAGGGCCTCCGCGGCGACTCCATCGTCCTCATGGGCAAGAACACCCTCATCCGCCGCTGCATCAAGGTCCACGCCGAGAAGACCGGCAACAAGGACTACCTCGAGCTCGGCAACCTCCTCATCGTAAGCGACACCTCCTCCGGATTTGGCTCGATTTGCGTGTGTGTATTTGCGTTCTTCCGGCGATGCGATTTATGTGCTGAAATGGATGTTTACCCGGTTGCAGGGTAACGTTGGCCTCATCTTCACCAAGGGTGACCTCAAGGAGGTCCGTGAGGAGGTCGCCAAGTACAAGGTAAAATTTGCACCGGCTTACCTACTGTTTAATTAGTTGTTACGGTTTTGGTTAAGTGCGGTAGAGTTCTTCATCAGAACATAAATAGAAAATCTCATTAATTGTAGTTCCATTTTGGATAAGTCGAGATTGACTTTAACCATTTCTGGCCCAATATTGAAATCTAATGCGCGTACAAGCATGTATGCCATGTTTCTAAGGTTTATAGAGAACCATGAACTAAAAGTTGATTGTATTGTTATTTGCGTTGACTAATATTTGGAAAATTGCTAGTGAATTTGCAATGAAATGATCAACCATGCGTGTTCGAAATGAACCTTTTCTATTGAAATAGCATTGAAATACCAGTGATACATTACATATGAATGATTTCATAGAAGTATCATTTTGTTGTTTTTAACTGTCTGTACAGCCTGTATCATAAATGTGCCATTTCTGATAGTAACTGACACCCAATATGCACTGGCATGTGTGATTTCTTTGTTTAATTAGCTGTCTCAAGTCAACTCTAGGCTACTGTTAGCAATGATGTGTTTTTTACATGGTACATGCTTTGTACTGTGCAATTTTCTGTATTTTTTCTACGATATTGTTCTGCTGTTTTAGTAATTCCGAGACATGTTGTAACTGAATATTTTGTAATGGGCAGTCATCCTGATCTTACTTTTT
It includes:
- the LOC127314433 gene encoding BTB/POZ domain-containing protein At1g30440 encodes the protein MACLKLGSRADVFRKQGQDWYCTTGLPSDITVVVGEPSFHLHKFPLLSKSGLLERLIREKIEKGEDSCVIDLSDIPGGAKAFELAARFCYGVKFELTSSNVVHLRCAAEYLEMTEDIAEGNLIAQTENFLTQTVLKSWNDSIKALHTCDGIIDLAEKLQVVKRCIDSVATKSCTDPDVFGWPVVQYGGPTQSPGGSFLWNGISTGARPRNCSSDWWYDDVSCLSLPLYKKVISAMEYRGINQDIIVGSLNHYAKRRLPGLNRRKSISDVSSCLSATTLTAMPSEEEQKYLLEEIDRLLPFQRGVTSCKLLFGLLRTAIILKASSSCVSNLERRIGLQLDKATLEDLLITNMSESDETLYDVDCIHRILGHFLAMDQETGGASPGLGDDGQLLASPSLMPVTMVAKLIDGYLAEVAPDSNLKLPKFKSLAAAIPDYARPIDDGLYRAVDIYLKAHPHLPESEKEELCHVMDCQKLSLEACTHAAQNERLPLRVIVQVLFFEQLQLRSSIAECLMISENLEGGSRQLGLPISGDQHRGVGWPLGARENQALREGMDGMKQRVAELEKECSTMREEIARLGRSKSVGKSKLFFLGLGGTKPQICSTKDAAPATTTAASDDEKLAVVKADATPRLKLSRPKKNLSIEA